One Mercenaria mercenaria strain notata chromosome 12, MADL_Memer_1, whole genome shotgun sequence DNA segment encodes these proteins:
- the LOC123534284 gene encoding uncharacterized protein LOC123534284, whose protein sequence is MAESERGDLTSVKDGSDADFDIVCTPCGEDNIREEAVKYCPECQEYLCITCTRHHGRQKITRSHKLLDRNAAKQASVVSMTTKCHYHPDRDIEMYCGTHDMVYCTKCIATEHRACSGVSGIEEMKTTSVQQQEVERLQNDTRNIQERLADTDKKTKKNIDCIEEQRDGILTKVEEVEKSLIEHIRKLKREAMDTVNKDYTSVKEELKSNITLIANMKKEIENASSQFQTFTSMDVGQQFVQMKLIQQTVNDAVKLVEDSEAKGSKALCFTENTDLKTSIMTATSFGHANTVTENECETAQRVYKVKSKQEINIKMQNDMYTCYISDVCQLQDGTIILADCDNTKIKRLDINYNIKDHCDLGGCPRGICCTGQNEIAVKMDNNKVQFVSVGSSLSKLKDISIEGGGYFGMAYCAGELWISTGLTGVNVYSTSGTLLKTISKDINGRKIFKSYTQHMAVSGETVIVTDYSDGAVCLGRDNTVQKELRDGRLVNTEGVCVSSDGTVFLAGYSSQNIVMFDKNGQCLGELVAKDAGLTNPVALKYDDKRNCLIVTCASSGKLVVFNISA, encoded by the exons ATGGCCGAGAGTGAGAGAGGCGACCTTACATCGGTCAAAGACGGTTCAGATGCTGACTTTGACATCGTCTGTACTCCATGTGGGGAAGACAACATCAGAGAGGAAGCTGTCAAATATTGTCCGGAATGTCAGGAATATCTTTGCATAACATGTACAAGACACCATGGACGGCAAAAGATTACACGTTCGCATAAGCTGCTAGACAGAAATGCTGCCAAGCAAGCGTCTgttgtttccatgacaacaaaaTGCCATTACCATCCAGATCGGGACATCGAGATGTATTGTGGAACTCATGACATGGTCTACTGCACAAAGTGTATTGCCACAGAACATAG GGCCTGCAGTGGAGTGTCTGGTATAGAAGAAATGAAGACAACTTCCGTTCAACAACAGGAGGTAGAACGGTTACAGAATGACACGAGAAACATTCAAGAGCGTTTAGCAGATACTGATAAGAAGACAAAGAAAAACATCGATTGCATTGAAGAGCAAAGAGATGGCATACTTACCAAAGTCGAGGAAGTCGAGAAGAGCTTGATAGAACATATCCGGAAATTAAAACGTGAAGCCATGGATACTGTGAACAAGGACTATACTTCGGTCAAAGAAGAACTGAAGTCTAATATCACCCTGATTGCaaatatgaaaaaggaaatagAGAATGCAAGTAGCCAGTTTCAAACATTTACCAGTATGGATGTGGGACAGCAATTTGTTCAGATGAAACTGATACAACAGACTGTAAATGATGCAGTAAAATTGGTTGAAGACAGCGAGGCAAAAGGTAGTAAAGctttatgttttacagaaaatacaGATTTAAAGACTTCAATTATGACAGCAACATCTTTTGGACATGCGAATACTGTTACGGAAAATGAATGTGAAACTGCCCAAAGAGTATATAAGGTGAAATCAAAGCAGGAGATAAATATCAAGATGCAAAACGACATGTACACGTGTTATATATCTGATGTATGTCAGCTACAGGACGGTACGATCATACTGGCTGACTGCGATAATACGAAGATTAAGAGGCTTGATATAAATTACAACATCAAGGATCACTGTGACCTAGGTGGCTGTCCCAGGGGTATCTGTTGCACTGGTCAGAATGAAATCGCTGTGAAAATGGATAACAACAAGGTTCAGTTTGTATCAGTCGGCAGTTCATTGTCTaagttaaaagatatatctataGAAGGTGGAGGCTATTTTGGAATGGCCTACTGTGCTGGAGAGCTGTGGATATCTACCGGACTGACTGGTGTCAATGTCTACAGTACATCCGGTACTCTACTGAAAACTATTAGCAAAGATATCAATGGTCGGAAAATATTTAAATCGTATACTCAACATATGGCAGTAAGCGGGGAAACTGTTATCGTAACAGACTACAGTGATGGCGCCGTCTGTCTGGGAAGAGATAACACGGTACAAAAAGAATTGAGGGACGGAAGACTTGTCAACACAGAAGGCGTGTGTGTATCTAGTGATGGAACCGTGTTCCTGGCTGGATACAGttcacaaaatattgtgatgttTGATAAGAATGGGCAATGCCTCGGGGAGTTGGTAGCCAAAGACGCTGGTCTGACCAATCCAGTTGCATTGAAATATGACGACAAAAGGAATTGTTTAATTGTAACATGTGCTTCTTCTGGCAAACTAGTCGTTTTTAATATTTCTGCTTAA